A genomic segment from Glycine max cultivar Williams 82 chromosome 1, Glycine_max_v4.0, whole genome shotgun sequence encodes:
- the LOC100805687 gene encoding microtubule-associated protein RP/EB family member 1C isoform X1, with protein sequence MATNIGIMDAAYFVGRSEILSWINSTLQLNLSKVEEACSGAVHCQLLDAAHPGIVPMHKVNFDAKSEYEMIQNYKVLQDVFNKLKITKHIEVSKLVKGRPLDNLEFMQWMKRYCDSVNSGLQHNYNPLERREVSKGGRETSKKSANSQASTKGSTAQRPQSSHNSRRNEVSNANPTNQAAKVARAAPSAGNPAYEEKVFLFSRRKNYQMNNGSILLLQLKLMQITELKLSIDSLEKERDFYFAKLRDIEILCQTPEIEHSPIVAAIQKILYATDDNGTAVAEAQAMISVGRKEIEGLSPIAEVSEEKSSSETHKRKNIANIDFDVAGLATLSPRQRLSDVSDVHCSESPLMTC encoded by the exons ATGGCGACCAACATTGGGATCATGGATGCGGCTTACTTCGTCGGCAGATCTGAGATTCTTTCTTGGATCAACTCAACTCTGCAACTCAATCTCTCCAAAGTCGAAGAG GCATGTTCCGGCGCGGTTCACTGCCAGCTTCTCGATGCCGCTCATCCAGGGATCGTGCCTATGCACAAGGTCAATTTCGACGCCAAGAGCGAGTATGAGATGATTCAGAACTACAAGGTCCTTCAAGATGTCTTCAATAAACTCAAAATCACCAAG CACATCGAGGTCAGCAAGCTGGTGAAAGGAAGGCCACTGGATAACCTCGAGTTCATGCAATGGATGAAACGATACTGCGATTCTGTCAATTCCGGCCTTCAGCACAA TTATAATCCTCTGGAGAGGAGAGAGGTTAGCAAAGGTGGAAGAGAAACGAGCAAGAAATCTGCAAACTCGCAAGCCTCAACGAAGGGTTCTACTGCACAGAGACCTCAGTCTTCTCATAATTCTCGAAGAAATGAGGTTTCTAATGCTAACCCTACAAATCAAGCTGCAAAGGTTGCGAGAGCAGCACCTTCTGCCGGAAACCCTGCCTATGAagaaaaggtatttttgttttCCCGTCGAAAGaattatcaaatgaataatggAAGTATATTGCTCTTACAGTTGAAGTTGATGCAGATAACAGAGTTGAAGTTGTCGATTGATAGCCTTGAGAAGGAACGGGATTTCTACTTTGCAAAGCTGAGAGATATTGAGATACTGTGCCAGACTCCTGAGATAGAACACTCACCG ATTGTTGCTGCGATACAGAAGATATTATATGCTACAGATGACAATGGAACGGCTGTGGCTGAAGCTCAAGCTATGATTTCTGTTGGTCGTAAGGAAATAGAGGGATTGAGCCCCATTGCTGAGGTTTCGGAGGAGAAGAGCAGTTCAGAAACTCACAAGAGAAAGAATATTGCCaatattgattttgatgttgCTGGGCTTGCAACGTTGTCTCCCAGACAGAGGCTTTCTGATGTTTCAGATGTTCATTGTAGCGAGTCACCTCTTATGACTTGTTAG
- the LOC100805687 gene encoding microtubule-associated protein RP/EB family member 1C isoform X2 → MATNIGIMDAAYFVGRSEILSWINSTLQLNLSKVEEACSGAVHCQLLDAAHPGIVPMHKVNFDAKSEYEMIQNYKVLQDVFNKLKITKHIEVSKLVKGRPLDNLEFMQWMKRYCDSVNSGLQHNYNPLERREVSKGGRETSKKSANSQASTKGSTAQRPQSSHNSRRNEVSNANPTNQAAKVARAAPSAGNPAYEEKITELKLSIDSLEKERDFYFAKLRDIEILCQTPEIEHSPIVAAIQKILYATDDNGTAVAEAQAMISVGRKEIEGLSPIAEVSEEKSSSETHKRKNIANIDFDVAGLATLSPRQRLSDVSDVHCSESPLMTC, encoded by the exons ATGGCGACCAACATTGGGATCATGGATGCGGCTTACTTCGTCGGCAGATCTGAGATTCTTTCTTGGATCAACTCAACTCTGCAACTCAATCTCTCCAAAGTCGAAGAG GCATGTTCCGGCGCGGTTCACTGCCAGCTTCTCGATGCCGCTCATCCAGGGATCGTGCCTATGCACAAGGTCAATTTCGACGCCAAGAGCGAGTATGAGATGATTCAGAACTACAAGGTCCTTCAAGATGTCTTCAATAAACTCAAAATCACCAAG CACATCGAGGTCAGCAAGCTGGTGAAAGGAAGGCCACTGGATAACCTCGAGTTCATGCAATGGATGAAACGATACTGCGATTCTGTCAATTCCGGCCTTCAGCACAA TTATAATCCTCTGGAGAGGAGAGAGGTTAGCAAAGGTGGAAGAGAAACGAGCAAGAAATCTGCAAACTCGCAAGCCTCAACGAAGGGTTCTACTGCACAGAGACCTCAGTCTTCTCATAATTCTCGAAGAAATGAGGTTTCTAATGCTAACCCTACAAATCAAGCTGCAAAGGTTGCGAGAGCAGCACCTTCTGCCGGAAACCCTGCCTATGAagaaaag ATAACAGAGTTGAAGTTGTCGATTGATAGCCTTGAGAAGGAACGGGATTTCTACTTTGCAAAGCTGAGAGATATTGAGATACTGTGCCAGACTCCTGAGATAGAACACTCACCG ATTGTTGCTGCGATACAGAAGATATTATATGCTACAGATGACAATGGAACGGCTGTGGCTGAAGCTCAAGCTATGATTTCTGTTGGTCGTAAGGAAATAGAGGGATTGAGCCCCATTGCTGAGGTTTCGGAGGAGAAGAGCAGTTCAGAAACTCACAAGAGAAAGAATATTGCCaatattgattttgatgttgCTGGGCTTGCAACGTTGTCTCCCAGACAGAGGCTTTCTGATGTTTCAGATGTTCATTGTAGCGAGTCACCTCTTATGACTTGTTAG